The genomic interval ATCTGTGTGATGGGAGAGAGCATGAGCACACCCACAATGATCAAGGCGGGACCGTAGGCCGCCGCCGGAACAGCCGTCAAGAATGGAGCAAAAAAGAGGGCCAGTAAGAATAAAAGGGCCACTACAACAGCGGTTAAACCCGAACGTCCACCGGCTTCGATCCCCGTAGCCGATTCAATATACGTACCCGTCGTGGTTGTTCCAAGCAGAGCACCGACCACGGTTGCCAGGGCGTCGCAAAGCATGGGCTTTTCAATTTCCGGTAGATTCCCATTTTCATCCAGAAGACCCGCCTTAAACGAAACCCCGATAAGGGTTCCCAGCGTATCCACAAAATCCATTACAAAAACCACCAGCATCACCGCAAAAAATCCCCAGCTCAGAGCGCCCCAGATGTCCAGCTTCAGGAAAATGGGACCCAGACTCGGCGGCAGGCTCACCCACTGTTTGGGTAAATTGGCCACCCCCAGGGGAAAGGAAAGAAAAGTAACCACCAAAATGCTGATTAAAATGGCTCCTTTGACGTTTTTAATCATCAAATAGCCCATGAGCAAGAAACCGAAAATGGCCAGAAGAACGGAGGGGCTGCCCAGATTTCCCACCCGCACCGGGGCACCGGGTACCCCCAAAACCACAATTCCCGTTTCGTTCAGGCCGATAAACGCCAGAAACAGCCCGATTCCCACCGCAAAAGAAATCTTCAGGCTTTGCGGAATTGCATTAGCCAGCCAGCTTCTCATCTTAAAAAGGGTCAGCAGGGTAAATAGCACACCGCTGACAAAAATGGCTCCCAGTGCCGTTTGCCAGGAGTAGCCCAACACCTTAACCACCGTGTAGGCGATAAAGGCGTTTTCGCCCATGTACGGAGCAATAGCAAAAGGACGCTTGGCGTAAATGCCCATCGCCAATGTTCCGAAAAAGGCACTTAAAA from Calditrichota bacterium carries:
- a CDS encoding NCS2 family permease — translated: MDELGTTVKREIVAGLTTFVTMAYIIVVNPKILQVAGIPFGPSMVATILSAFFGTLAMGIYAKRPFAIAPYMGENAFIAYTVVKVLGYSWQTALGAIFVSGVLFTLLTLFKMRSWLANAIPQSLKISFAVGIGLFLAFIGLNETGIVVLGVPGAPVRVGNLGSPSVLLAIFGFLLMGYLMIKNVKGAILISILVVTFLSFPLGVANLPKQWVSLPPSLGPIFLKLDIWGALSWGFFAVMLVVFVMDFVDTLGTLIGVSFKAGLLDENGNLPEIEKPMLCDALATVVGALLGTTTTGTYIESATGIEAGGRSGLTAVVVALLFLLALFFAPFLTAVPAAAYGPALIIVGVLMLSPITQIKFSDLTEAIPAFSTIVLMSFTYNLGIGMTAGFVLYPLVKIVSGRTKEIPGGLWVLAGFSLLFYIFYPY